The following nucleotide sequence is from Drosophila kikkawai strain 14028-0561.14 chromosome 2L, DkikHiC1v2, whole genome shotgun sequence.
CTCCGTTTGGCGGGTCAGCGAACCGCCCAGATTCATCGTCCCGGAGCCCTGTTTATTTGTCTGCAGCCACAACATGGCCGTGGAGGTGAGTTTATAGTGGGCCGTTCGGCCGGTGGTCTTCTCCTGCACCTCCACCACATGTATGGAGTCCCAGCAGCCGCGAATCATCTTGCTGCCATCGCCAGccttcttgatcagtatcacaGCAGCAAATCCATGATCCAAGTCCCACAGATACACCGACGAGACGCCGCCCTCAAAGTACATATCCCTGTACTGGTCAAAGGCATAGTTCGCCTCGATCTCCAGCTTGCGCAGCCGCTCCGACGGCATCTGGCCATCCTCCAGCGGCGGGTAGTAGGTGTTCGACCAGGGTGATCGATAGGAGTCACCGTCGCGGTTGTAGTCGCACAGCAGGTAGTCCTTGCCATGCTCCTTGTCTTTGGCAATCTTCAGCGGCTGATCCACGGACGAGAGCAGGTCCTCGCACAGATCCGGCGCCAAGTCAATCAGATCGATGAGGTTCTTCTCGATCTGCTGAGGCGGCAGGCGACGCATCAGGTCCAAGGCGCAGTCCATTTGCATTTCCGACTGTGGAGATGGGAATGAGGAAGGGAAAAAGCAAGTTGAGTCACTTGAGCGGCGATAAGAGGAGccccaaaaaagaaatacccTAAAATCCCCCAGTTTGTGGGAGAGAAGAGGAGTGAGGAGAGAGCACGGGGAGGAGGAGGGTGTAAGACCGGTATTGCCTTATATGGGCATTGTTTTAGGCCCTTCTTTCTCTTTCCCCTTCTGCCAACAGAACTTCTTAACTTGTATACTAAATCTCTCTACTTTTCACTTAATCATGGGGCGGCGGCTCCTTTTAGATCTATTCACCGTTTGTTGGCCTTT
It contains:
- the cpb gene encoding F-actin-capping protein subunit beta; the protein is MSEMQMDCALDLMRRLPPQQIEKNLIDLIDLAPDLCEDLLSSVDQPLKIAKDKEHGKDYLLCDYNRDGDSYRSPWSNTYYPPLEDGQMPSERLRKLEIEANYAFDQYRDMYFEGGVSSVYLWDLDHGFAAVILIKKAGDGSKMIRGCWDSIHVVEVQEKTTGRTAHYKLTSTAMLWLQTNKQGSGTMNLGGSLTRQTEQDANVSESSPHIANIGKMVEEMENKIRNTLNEIYFGKTKDIVNGLRSTQSLADQRQQAAMKQDLAAAILRRNVKPESN